One Desulfonatronum thiosulfatophilum genomic region harbors:
- a CDS encoding Na(+)/H(+) antiporter subunit D, whose translation MPIELPPVLVMWLGLVLLPLLPKNIRPAAFLAFPLAALILVLTIPLGTVVTMPFATYELVVLEVTQISRVFGIIFALIAFLCGVYALHMRDTGQQAAALLYSGGALGVTFCGDFFTLLVCWEVMAAGSTYLIWARRSDAAQRAGMRYLLYHLLGGSFLLAGIVIHAQTTGSLLLTTFTPGESFASWLILIGVLINAAAVPLHAWLPDSYPKATITGTVILSAFTTKTAVYVLAILFPGWPLLIYIGVAMALYGVSYAFLANDIREILSYHIISQVGFMVAAVGIGTELAINGAAAFAFSNILYKSLMFMGAGAVLYATGTSKLSELGALASRMRWVLIFYMVGALSISGAPLFMGFVTKTIIITSAGESYYYVAKFLLILASVGTFLSVGIKLPYYTWYHEEKVHHKELKPVPTGMIAAMAATSLLCIVYGIFPGLLYQELPYDMIFKPFTFPLLVESTQILIFTFLGFWYVRHKMTPKDYISLDVDWFYRKAAPYFRRVFVGWVNAFFDASERMGFRFADYVSYLSSDPVQVLRKFRAPSRDFDADVDRPPLSTPIMVTLLLTVLVAAWSLW comes from the coding sequence ATGCCCATTGAACTGCCTCCGGTTCTCGTCATGTGGCTGGGGCTGGTCCTGTTGCCGCTCTTGCCGAAAAATATCCGGCCCGCCGCTTTCCTGGCTTTTCCCCTGGCCGCCCTGATTCTCGTGCTCACGATTCCCCTGGGAACCGTGGTCACCATGCCTTTCGCCACCTATGAACTGGTGGTGCTCGAGGTTACCCAGATCAGTCGCGTTTTCGGGATCATCTTTGCCCTGATCGCATTTCTGTGCGGCGTCTATGCGCTGCACATGCGCGATACGGGGCAACAGGCGGCGGCACTGCTGTATTCCGGCGGCGCCCTCGGAGTGACGTTCTGCGGCGACTTTTTTACCCTGCTTGTCTGCTGGGAAGTCATGGCCGCCGGTTCCACCTATCTGATCTGGGCACGCCGCTCTGATGCCGCGCAACGAGCCGGGATGCGCTATCTGCTCTACCACCTTCTGGGTGGCAGCTTTTTGCTTGCCGGCATCGTCATCCATGCCCAGACCACGGGTTCGCTGCTCCTGACGACCTTCACGCCCGGCGAATCCTTCGCGTCCTGGCTGATCCTGATCGGCGTCCTGATCAATGCCGCCGCGGTGCCGCTGCACGCCTGGCTTCCGGACAGCTATCCCAAGGCAACCATCACCGGAACCGTCATTCTCAGCGCCTTCACCACCAAAACCGCTGTCTATGTCCTGGCAATCCTTTTTCCCGGCTGGCCTCTTCTTATTTATATTGGAGTCGCCATGGCCCTGTATGGCGTGTCCTACGCGTTCCTGGCCAACGACATCCGGGAAATTCTTTCCTATCACATCATCAGCCAGGTGGGATTCATGGTTGCGGCTGTCGGCATCGGGACTGAGCTGGCCATCAACGGCGCGGCTGCCTTCGCCTTCAGCAACATCCTCTACAAGTCGCTGATGTTCATGGGCGCCGGGGCCGTGCTTTACGCCACAGGAACCAGCAAGCTCAGCGAACTCGGGGCCTTAGCTTCCCGGATGCGCTGGGTGCTGATCTTTTACATGGTCGGAGCGCTGTCCATCTCCGGTGCGCCGCTGTTCATGGGCTTCGTGACCAAGACCATCATCATCACATCAGCTGGTGAAAGCTATTACTACGTCGCGAAATTCCTGCTGATTCTGGCCTCCGTGGGCACCTTCCTCTCCGTGGGCATCAAGCTGCCGTACTATACGTGGTATCACGAAGAGAAAGTGCACCATAAGGAACTTAAGCCGGTACCCACCGGGATGATAGCCGCCATGGCCGCGACTTCCCTGCTATGCATCGTTTACGGAATCTTCCCCGGACTGCTGTACCAGGAACTTCCGTATGACATGATCTTCAAACCTTTCACATTCCCCTTGCTGGTGGAATCAACCCAGATCCTGATCTTCACCTTTCTCGGTTTCTGGTACGTCCGCCACAAGATGACGCCGAAGGATTATATTTCCCTCGACGTGGACTGGTTTTACCGCAAAGCCGCCCCGTACTTTCGGCGTGTATTTGTCGGCTGGGTCAACGCCTTCTTTGACGCCAGCGAACGTATGGGTTTTCGTTTTGCCGACTATGTTTCCTATCTCTCATCAGATCCTGTCCAGGTCTTGCGGAAGTTCCGCGCTCCCAGCCGGGATTTTGACGCCGATGTGGATCGGCCGCCCCTCAGCACCCCAATCATGGTCACGCTTCTGCTGACGGTTCTCGTGGCGGCCTGGTCGTTATGGTGA
- a CDS encoding phosphoribosylaminoimidazolesuccinocarboxamide synthase, whose translation MQILIQSSIPDLKLLSRGKVRDIYEVSSDTLLIITTDRMSAFDVVLPDPIPFKGVVLNQITLFWMEKMRNVVANHLLASDIADFPSSLHPYAEQVEGRAVLVRKAAPLPVECIVRGYITGSGWKDYQNTGMVCGHRLPPNLQDSQELIPPLFTPSTKADVGQHDENISVTKAAEMIGDDRFAEVERISLEIYSQAREYAKGLGIIIADTKFEFGLVGDELLLIDEVLTPDSSRFWPQDGYQPGKPQPSFDKQYLRDWLTQSGWNKKAPAPNLPSDVVEQTKNRYVDAYAMLTGKKLTLP comes from the coding sequence ATGCAAATCCTGATTCAATCCTCCATTCCTGATCTCAAACTGCTGTCCCGCGGCAAGGTTCGCGATATTTATGAAGTCTCGTCGGACACCCTGCTGATCATCACCACGGATCGAATGTCCGCCTTTGACGTTGTCCTGCCCGATCCCATTCCATTCAAGGGCGTGGTCTTGAACCAGATCACCCTGTTCTGGATGGAAAAAATGCGGAATGTCGTGGCCAACCACCTCCTGGCATCGGATATTGCTGATTTTCCCTCCTCCCTGCACCCCTATGCGGAACAAGTCGAGGGTCGGGCCGTACTGGTCCGCAAAGCGGCTCCCCTGCCCGTGGAGTGCATTGTACGCGGGTATATCACCGGCTCGGGCTGGAAGGATTATCAGAACACGGGCATGGTCTGCGGCCACCGTTTGCCCCCGAACCTTCAGGATTCCCAGGAATTGATTCCACCGCTGTTCACGCCGTCCACCAAGGCCGATGTGGGCCAGCACGATGAGAACATCTCCGTGACCAAAGCCGCGGAAATGATCGGCGATGACCGTTTTGCCGAGGTGGAGCGCATTTCTCTGGAAATCTATTCCCAGGCCCGGGAATATGCCAAAGGTCTCGGAATCATCATCGCGGACACCAAGTTTGAATTCGGCCTGGTCGGTGATGAGCTGCTGCTCATCGACGAGGTGCTCACGCCGGATTCTTCCCGCTTCTGGCCCCAGGACGGCTATCAGCCCGGCAAGCCCCAGCCCAGCTTCGACAAGCAGTACCTGCGCGACTGGTTGACGCAAAGCGGTTGGAACAAGAAGGCGCCCGCTCCCAACCTTCCCTCTGACGTCGTCGAACAGACCAAGAATCGCTACGTGGACGCCTACGCCATGCTTACCGGAAAAAAACTGACGCTTCCCTGA
- the hisD gene encoding histidinol dehydrogenase encodes MPCRELQYTSKSDWKALNDRLKGRWSTDIAMEQRVRDILDQVRDQGDAVLVDYTRRFDCPEFQKELIAIPTDNLSRALGAIPATDRAILETTIRNVREFHEQQKQRSWFQTRPDGTILGQMVRPVERVGLYVPGGQGGTTPLISSMIMNAVPALVAGVDAVAVVSPPRADGTLDDYLLATAALLNISEIYRLGSAWAIAALAHGTETVPPVDVIAGPGNIYVTTAKRLLVGHVGIDMIAGPSEIAILADDTANPEWLAADMLSQAEHDPLAASILISPSSGLLARVKTALEDQLEKLPRAETARQSLQDWGALIQAPSMETGAELVNLLAPEHLELCVADPWQLLGRIRNAGAIFMGHHCPEPVGDYFAGPNHVLPTLGTARFASGLSVDNFIKKSNIIATSCEYISTHAKDIARLATLEGLDAHARSVLERLPRSTG; translated from the coding sequence TTGCCTTGCCGTGAATTGCAATACACGTCCAAATCCGACTGGAAAGCCCTGAACGACCGGCTCAAAGGCCGCTGGAGCACGGACATTGCCATGGAACAGCGCGTCCGCGACATCCTGGACCAGGTCCGGGATCAGGGCGATGCGGTTCTGGTTGATTATACTCGGCGCTTTGACTGCCCTGAATTCCAGAAAGAGCTGATCGCCATCCCCACGGACAACTTGTCCAGGGCCCTGGGGGCAATCCCAGCAACTGACAGAGCCATCCTGGAAACCACTATCCGAAACGTCCGTGAATTTCACGAACAGCAAAAACAGCGTTCCTGGTTTCAGACACGGCCCGACGGAACGATCCTCGGTCAGATGGTTCGTCCCGTTGAACGCGTAGGGCTCTACGTTCCCGGGGGGCAGGGAGGAACAACGCCGCTCATCTCCAGCATGATCATGAACGCGGTTCCTGCCCTGGTTGCCGGAGTTGATGCCGTGGCCGTGGTTTCCCCGCCCAGGGCCGACGGCACTCTGGACGACTACCTGTTGGCCACGGCCGCATTGCTGAACATTTCGGAAATCTATCGTCTTGGCAGTGCCTGGGCCATTGCCGCTCTGGCTCATGGAACGGAAACCGTTCCGCCGGTGGACGTCATTGCCGGTCCCGGCAACATCTACGTCACCACGGCCAAACGCCTGCTGGTGGGACATGTGGGCATCGATATGATCGCCGGACCAAGCGAAATCGCGATTCTGGCTGATGATACGGCGAACCCTGAATGGCTTGCCGCGGACATGCTGTCCCAGGCCGAACACGATCCCCTGGCCGCATCCATCCTGATCAGCCCCAGCTCCGGACTGCTTGCCCGGGTCAAGACTGCCTTGGAAGACCAGTTGGAAAAGCTGCCCCGTGCGGAGACCGCCAGGCAATCCCTTCAAGACTGGGGAGCTCTGATCCAAGCGCCAAGCATGGAAACCGGAGCGGAACTCGTCAATCTGCTCGCCCCCGAACACCTGGAACTCTGCGTTGCCGATCCCTGGCAGCTGCTTGGACGCATCCGTAATGCCGGGGCCATATTCATGGGTCATCACTGTCCCGAACCCGTGGGCGACTACTTTGCCGGTCCCAACCATGTCCTGCCTACTCTGGGCACGGCCCGCTTCGCCTCCGGTCTCTCCGTGGACAACTTCATCAAGAAATCGAACATTATCGCCACTTCCTGCGAATACATATCCACCCACGCCAAGGACATCGCCCGCCTGGCGACTCTGGAAGGCCTGGATGCCCATGCCCGCTCCGTTCTGGAGAGGTTACCGCGCTCTACCGGCTGA
- a CDS encoding monovalent cation/H+ antiporter subunit D family protein, protein MYDIVTYTSSVPFLAVLVSLAAVPLIYASSNKPNMREFWTLLAAFIKFPLVLSLLPGVFSGQVAEFTIVEISPGLALQLRADSVGMFFAVVASGLWILTSFYSIGYMRGANEKKQTRYFASFAVCLSATIGIAFSANLLTFLIFYEILSLATYPLVVHKEDKEALRSGRQYLLYAMSAGVVLIAAIGLTYSIAGTLDFQPGGIFTGITLDPTMIKVIFILFIAGVGVKAGIMPLQSWLPAAMVAPTPVSALLHAVAVVKAGVFGVIRVVGFVFGPEVMHVFGLNLILATFAGATVILASLIALNQNNLKRRLAYSTVGHLSYIVLGVALLTPDGFTGGLLHLANHATTKICLFFCAGAIYVNLHKTEISELDGIGKVMPWTMAAFTIGAMGLSGLPPINAFVSKWFLCRGAMEADQMIILGIFLLSGLLNAAYFFPIVQRAFFRKGGKELEKYGEASPFMVVPICIVATLSILLGLQPNFIFNFFDLATSITQSVFHLPSTLIASGVWP, encoded by the coding sequence ATGTACGATATCGTCACCTATACATCCTCGGTTCCCTTTTTGGCGGTGCTGGTTTCCCTGGCCGCTGTTCCGCTGATCTACGCCAGCTCAAACAAGCCGAACATGCGGGAATTCTGGACGTTGCTCGCGGCGTTCATCAAGTTTCCACTGGTCTTGTCCCTCTTGCCCGGCGTCTTCTCCGGGCAGGTGGCCGAATTCACCATTGTGGAGATTTCACCCGGACTTGCCCTGCAGTTGCGCGCCGACTCCGTGGGCATGTTCTTCGCCGTGGTCGCCTCGGGTCTGTGGATTTTGACCTCGTTCTACTCCATCGGCTACATGCGCGGCGCCAATGAGAAGAAGCAAACCCGGTACTTCGCCAGTTTCGCGGTCTGCCTGTCCGCGACGATCGGCATCGCCTTCTCCGCAAACCTCTTAACGTTTTTGATCTTCTACGAAATTCTGTCCCTGGCAACCTATCCCTTGGTCGTTCACAAGGAAGACAAGGAAGCACTGCGGTCGGGCAGGCAGTATCTGCTCTACGCCATGTCCGCGGGGGTCGTGCTCATCGCGGCCATCGGGTTGACCTACTCCATCGCCGGTACCCTCGACTTTCAGCCGGGCGGCATTTTCACCGGCATCACCCTTGATCCGACCATGATCAAGGTCATTTTCATCCTGTTCATCGCCGGAGTCGGCGTCAAGGCCGGCATCATGCCCCTGCAGAGCTGGCTTCCCGCGGCCATGGTCGCGCCGACGCCGGTTTCCGCGCTGCTCCATGCCGTTGCCGTGGTCAAGGCCGGCGTCTTCGGAGTGATCCGGGTTGTGGGCTTTGTTTTCGGACCTGAAGTGATGCACGTCTTCGGGCTGAACCTGATCCTGGCGACCTTCGCGGGAGCCACGGTTATCCTGGCCTCCCTGATCGCCCTGAACCAGAACAATCTCAAGCGTCGGCTGGCCTACTCCACGGTCGGCCACCTGTCGTATATCGTTTTGGGAGTCGCCCTGCTCACCCCGGACGGCTTCACCGGCGGTCTGCTGCACCTTGCCAACCACGCCACCACCAAGATCTGTCTCTTTTTCTGTGCCGGGGCAATCTATGTAAACCTGCACAAGACGGAAATCTCCGAGCTTGACGGCATCGGCAAGGTCATGCCCTGGACCATGGCCGCGTTCACCATCGGCGCCATGGGTCTTTCCGGGCTACCGCCCATCAACGCCTTCGTGAGCAAATGGTTTCTCTGCCGCGGGGCCATGGAAGCCGATCAGATGATCATTCTTGGTATCTTCCTGCTCAGCGGTCTGCTCAATGCCGCCTACTTCTTCCCCATCGTCCAGCGGGCGTTCTTCAGAAAGGGCGGCAAGGAGCTGGAAAAATACGGGGAGGCGTCACCGTTCATGGTCGTGCCCATCTGCATCGTCGCGACACTGTCCATCCTGCTGGGGCTGCAGCCCAATTTCATCTTCAACTTTTTCGACCTGGCCACCAGCATAACCCAAAGCGTGTTCCACCTGCCGTCAACCTTGATTGCTTCAGGAGTCTGGCCATGA
- a CDS encoding enoyl-ACP reductase FabI codes for MLLAGKKALIFGVANDRSIAYAIAKIFKDNGAAVAFNYVNDAIQKRVEPISQELGGEFIFPCDVTKDDEITKAAELVAQKWEGVDILVHSVAFANREDLAGRYVETSRAGFALALDVSCYSLVALCKAFEPQMSEGGSVMALSYYGAEKVIPNYNVMGVAKAALEASVRYLSVDMGARGVRVNAISAGPLKTLASSGISGMKQIFKHVEERAPLKRNVTQEDAAGLALFLGSEFSTCITGETIYVDAGYNIMGM; via the coding sequence ATGCTCTTAGCTGGAAAAAAAGCCTTGATCTTCGGAGTTGCCAACGATCGCAGCATTGCCTACGCCATCGCCAAGATCTTCAAGGACAATGGCGCTGCTGTTGCCTTCAACTACGTCAATGACGCCATTCAGAAACGTGTTGAACCGATAAGTCAGGAATTGGGGGGAGAATTCATTTTCCCCTGCGATGTGACCAAGGACGACGAAATCACCAAGGCCGCCGAACTGGTCGCCCAGAAGTGGGAAGGCGTCGACATCCTGGTGCACTCCGTTGCTTTTGCCAACCGTGAAGACTTGGCTGGACGGTACGTGGAAACGTCTCGCGCCGGCTTCGCTCTGGCCCTGGACGTGTCCTGCTACTCCCTGGTGGCCCTATGCAAAGCCTTTGAACCGCAGATGTCCGAGGGTGGTTCCGTGATGGCTCTCAGCTACTATGGGGCCGAGAAGGTCATTCCGAATTACAACGTCATGGGCGTGGCCAAGGCGGCTCTGGAAGCCAGCGTACGCTATCTCTCCGTGGACATGGGCGCCAGAGGCGTTCGGGTCAACGCGATCAGCGCCGGCCCCCTGAAGACCTTGGCTTCCTCCGGCATTTCCGGAATGAAGCAGATCTTCAAGCATGTCGAAGAACGTGCGCCCTTGAAACGCAACGTAACTCAGGAAGACGCCGCGGGGCTCGCCTTGTTTCTGGGCTCCGAGTTCTCCACCTGCATCACCGGGGAGACCATCTACGTGGACGCGGGCTACAACATCATGGGAATGTAG